In Streptomyces sp. NBC_01551, one DNA window encodes the following:
- a CDS encoding bifunctional GNAT family N-acetyltransferase/acetate--CoA ligase family protein, giving the protein MTTESDPSYPAHWEADVVLRDGGTARIRPITTEDADRLVSFYEQVSDESKYYRFFAPYPRLSARDVHRFTHHDYVDRVGLAATIGGEFIGTVRYDRIDANGRPASAPADEAEVAFLVQDAHQGRGVASALLEHIGAVARERGIRRFAAEVLPANTKMIKVFTDVGYQQKRSFEDGSVHLTLDLEPTAESLAVQRAREQRAEARSVQRLLAPGSVAVIGASRSGGGVGAAVLRNLRDSGFHGHLYAVNEAVSADLLDGVRAYRAVADIAAPVDLAVIAVPADRVPEVVAACGEHGVQGLVVLSAGYGESGPQGTARQRELVRQVRSYGMRLIGPNAFGVINTAPDVELNASLAPAPAPARGRIGLFTQSGAIGIALLSALVRRGEGLSSFVSAGNRADVSGNDILQYWYEDQATDVALLYLETLGNPRKFSRLARRTAAVKPVVVAKGGRHTPAGHVVPGTRLPDGTVSALLRQAGVIRVDTVTELVDVGLLLAGQPVPAGPRVAIIGNSESLGVLAYDACLTERLRPSPPLDLTTDASPEDFRAALGAALAADTNDAVIVTAIPGVSGHALAADLADALREAVAAHPGKPVAVVHVELGALADALSPGSIPVGPAAWGVAPAPATAPTPAAAPTPRERPPTDAGPAQCRIPTYPAAERAVRAVAEAVRYGQWRRANADPGQVPEYEDIDESGAAAQLARLLSGVADADVLTLDDADAHTLLGRYGIRVLRTLPAPTPDAAAEAARALGYPVALKTTAPHLRHRADLGGVRLDLTTEDELRRAYDELTEAHGTPAELLPVVQAMVPRGVDTVVRSVIDPAAGAVLTFGLAGVASELLGDTAHRLVPAADRDVAALIRSIRTAPLLFGWRGSDPVDTPALEELLLRLSRLVDDHPEVVGVSLEPVVVATEGLSVLSATVRVAHPPARTDLGPRTLPSY; this is encoded by the coding sequence ATGACGACCGAGTCGGACCCCTCGTACCCGGCCCACTGGGAAGCGGACGTCGTGCTGCGCGACGGCGGCACGGCCCGTATCCGGCCGATCACCACCGAGGACGCGGACCGGCTGGTCAGCTTCTACGAACAGGTCTCCGACGAGTCGAAGTACTACCGGTTCTTCGCCCCCTACCCCCGGCTCTCCGCCCGCGACGTGCACCGCTTCACGCACCACGACTACGTGGACCGCGTCGGCCTCGCGGCGACCATCGGCGGCGAGTTCATCGGCACCGTCCGCTACGACCGGATCGACGCCAACGGCCGTCCGGCCTCCGCGCCCGCCGACGAGGCCGAGGTCGCCTTCCTCGTCCAGGACGCCCACCAGGGCCGCGGCGTGGCCTCCGCGCTGCTCGAACACATCGGTGCGGTGGCCCGCGAGCGCGGCATCCGCCGGTTCGCCGCCGAAGTGCTGCCCGCCAACACCAAGATGATCAAAGTCTTCACGGACGTCGGCTACCAGCAGAAGCGCAGCTTCGAGGACGGCTCCGTCCACCTCACCCTCGACCTCGAACCCACCGCCGAGTCCCTCGCCGTCCAGCGCGCCCGCGAACAGCGCGCCGAGGCCCGCTCGGTGCAGCGGCTGCTCGCCCCCGGCTCCGTCGCGGTGATCGGAGCCAGCCGCTCCGGCGGCGGCGTCGGCGCGGCCGTGCTGCGCAACCTGCGCGACAGCGGCTTCCACGGGCACCTCTACGCCGTCAACGAGGCGGTCTCCGCCGATCTGCTGGACGGCGTACGGGCCTACCGCGCGGTCGCGGACATCGCGGCCCCCGTCGACCTCGCCGTGATCGCCGTCCCCGCTGACCGGGTTCCCGAGGTCGTCGCCGCGTGCGGCGAGCACGGGGTTCAGGGCCTCGTCGTCCTGTCCGCCGGATACGGGGAGAGCGGCCCGCAGGGCACGGCCCGCCAGCGCGAACTGGTGCGCCAGGTGCGGTCGTACGGCATGCGGCTGATCGGCCCCAACGCCTTCGGGGTGATCAACACGGCCCCGGACGTCGAGCTGAACGCCTCGCTGGCCCCCGCCCCGGCACCGGCCCGCGGCCGGATCGGGCTGTTCACCCAGTCCGGCGCCATCGGCATCGCGCTGCTCTCCGCGCTGGTCCGGCGCGGCGAGGGACTGTCCTCGTTCGTCTCGGCCGGCAACCGGGCGGACGTGTCGGGGAACGACATCCTCCAGTACTGGTACGAGGACCAGGCGACGGACGTCGCCCTGCTGTACCTCGAAACCCTCGGCAACCCGCGGAAGTTCAGCCGGCTCGCCCGCCGCACGGCGGCGGTGAAGCCGGTGGTGGTCGCGAAGGGCGGCCGCCACACCCCGGCCGGGCACGTGGTGCCCGGGACCCGGCTGCCGGACGGCACCGTCTCGGCCCTGCTGCGGCAGGCGGGCGTCATCCGGGTCGACACCGTCACGGAGCTGGTGGACGTCGGCCTGCTGCTGGCCGGGCAGCCGGTGCCCGCCGGGCCGCGCGTGGCGATCATCGGGAACTCGGAGTCGTTGGGCGTGCTGGCGTACGACGCCTGCCTGACCGAACGGCTGCGGCCGTCGCCCCCGCTCGACCTGACCACCGACGCCTCCCCGGAGGACTTCCGGGCCGCGCTCGGCGCCGCGCTCGCCGCCGACACCAACGACGCCGTCATCGTGACGGCCATCCCCGGCGTGAGCGGGCACGCCCTGGCGGCCGACCTCGCCGACGCGCTGCGCGAGGCGGTGGCCGCGCACCCGGGCAAGCCGGTGGCCGTCGTGCACGTGGAACTCGGCGCCCTCGCCGACGCCCTCTCCCCGGGTTCCATCCCCGTGGGCCCCGCCGCCTGGGGCGTCGCGCCGGCCCCCGCCACAGCGCCGACCCCCGCGGCGGCTCCGACCCCGCGTGAGCGGCCGCCCACCGACGCCGGGCCGGCGCAGTGCCGCATCCCCACGTACCCCGCCGCCGAGCGCGCCGTACGCGCCGTCGCCGAGGCCGTCCGCTACGGCCAGTGGCGGCGGGCCAACGCCGACCCCGGCCAGGTACCCGAGTACGAGGACATCGACGAGAGCGGGGCCGCCGCCCAGCTCGCCCGGCTGCTGAGCGGCGTGGCGGACGCCGACGTCCTGACCCTGGACGACGCCGACGCCCACACGCTCCTCGGCCGGTACGGGATCCGGGTGCTGCGCACCCTCCCCGCCCCCACCCCGGACGCCGCCGCCGAAGCGGCCCGGGCCCTCGGCTACCCGGTGGCCCTCAAGACCACCGCCCCGCACCTGCGCCACCGCGCCGACCTGGGCGGCGTACGGCTGGACCTGACCACCGAGGACGAACTCCGCCGCGCGTACGACGAGCTCACCGAGGCCCACGGCACGCCCGCCGAGCTGCTCCCCGTCGTGCAGGCCATGGTGCCCCGCGGGGTCGACACCGTCGTCCGCTCCGTCATCGACCCCGCCGCGGGCGCCGTCCTCACCTTCGGGCTCGCCGGCGTCGCCTCCGAGCTGCTCGGCGACACCGCGCACCGCCTCGTCCCGGCCGCCGACCGCGACGTGGCCGCGCTGATCCGGTCCATCCGCACCGCGCCCCTGCTGTTCGGCTGGCGCGGCAGCGACCCCGTCGACACCCCGGCCCTGGAGGAGCTGCTGCTGCGGCTCTCCCGCCTGGTCGACGACCACCCCGAGGTGGTCGGCGTCTCGCTGGAGCCCGTCGTCGTCGCCACCGAGGGGCTCTCCGTGCTGAGCGCCACCGTCCGGGTCGCCCACCCGCCCGCCCGTACCGATCTCGGTCCGCGCACCCTCCCCAGTTACTAG